One stretch of Chitinophaga pendula DNA includes these proteins:
- a CDS encoding DedA family protein codes for MDQIIELFKHLINPQWIIDHGGLYLLLLIVFAETGLFIGFFLPGDSLLFIAGIYSEMLSDSFFQMPLFVIMSLIALAGILGNMVGFWFGRKSGPTLFNRKDTFLFKKKHLYQAKEFYEKYGGGAIFFARFLPIIRTFAPIIAGIVGMERKKFMLYNIVGSISWVFSMMLAGHYLDKIFPNLKNHLELIIIVIVLITTLPVIIKLVFGKTKHPSHHANGAAPTDTPL; via the coding sequence ATGGATCAGATTATCGAACTATTTAAACATCTTATTAACCCTCAATGGATCATTGACCACGGGGGCCTTTACCTATTATTGTTGATCGTATTTGCGGAGACTGGGCTGTTTATCGGTTTCTTTCTTCCGGGAGACTCCTTGCTCTTTATAGCTGGTATCTATAGTGAGATGCTGAGCGATAGTTTTTTCCAGATGCCCCTGTTCGTTATCATGTCATTGATCGCTTTAGCCGGTATCCTGGGTAATATGGTAGGCTTCTGGTTTGGTCGTAAATCCGGCCCGACCCTGTTCAATAGAAAAGATACTTTCCTGTTTAAGAAAAAACACCTGTATCAGGCAAAGGAATTCTATGAGAAATATGGTGGCGGTGCTATCTTCTTCGCCCGCTTTCTTCCTATCATACGCACATTTGCACCTATTATAGCAGGTATTGTTGGCATGGAACGTAAGAAGTTCATGCTGTATAATATAGTAGGATCTATCTCCTGGGTGTTTTCCATGATGCTCGCCGGGCATTACCTGGATAAGATCTTCCCGAACCTGAAAAATCACCTCGAACTGATTATCATAGTCATCGTATTAATTACTACATTGCCGGTGATCATCAAGCTGGTATTTGGTAAGACTAAGCATCCTTCGCATCACGCCAACGGTGCTGCTCCTACAGATACTCCGCTATAA
- a CDS encoding MFS transporter — protein sequence MQSGSGKRSVSVINAAVIVASLGYFVDIYDLLLFTIVRVPSLRELGVPQDEIDNGIGLLLISVQMAGLLAGGIFWGVLGDKRGRLSVLFGSILLYSLANIANGFVHSTNAYLVWRFVAGLGLAGELGAGITLVAELLPKEKRGYGTMIVATVGVSGAIAANLIAKLVQDWRICYFIGGGLGLLLLFLRISVIESGMFHTVKQSTVARGSFFALFNKKERFIRYVKCLFLGAPTWYVVGILVAFSNKFAAELKVNGSINPGDAIAFCYAGLTLGDLTSGLISQLWKSRRKVMLLFLLMSVVFVFVYFQLSGAETWLFYTVCFALGFGAGFWAIFVTIAAESFGTNLRATVAITVPNFARGMLPLISMLFVALQSHFSYLASGAIVGAITLLIGLVAAWKIEETFGKDLDYVETI from the coding sequence ATGCAATCCGGGTCCGGCAAACGTTCCGTTTCTGTCATCAATGCTGCCGTTATAGTAGCCTCATTAGGATATTTCGTCGACATCTACGACCTGTTGCTATTTACTATAGTGCGGGTACCCAGTCTTCGTGAACTAGGCGTGCCCCAGGATGAGATAGACAACGGTATCGGCTTACTGCTGATCAGTGTGCAGATGGCAGGACTCCTGGCCGGAGGTATTTTCTGGGGTGTCCTGGGAGATAAACGCGGACGCTTGAGCGTATTGTTTGGTTCCATCTTATTATATTCTCTCGCCAATATTGCCAATGGTTTTGTACATAGTACCAATGCCTATCTGGTCTGGCGCTTTGTAGCCGGATTAGGGTTGGCGGGGGAATTAGGAGCCGGTATAACATTGGTGGCCGAATTGCTGCCAAAGGAAAAACGGGGCTATGGTACGATGATAGTAGCTACCGTAGGGGTATCCGGTGCTATTGCGGCCAACCTGATCGCCAAACTGGTGCAGGATTGGCGGATCTGCTATTTCATCGGCGGTGGCTTGGGTTTGTTACTGCTGTTCCTGCGAATCAGCGTGATAGAATCCGGTATGTTTCATACCGTCAAACAAAGCACGGTTGCAAGAGGCAGCTTCTTTGCCTTGTTTAATAAAAAAGAACGATTCATCAGATATGTGAAGTGCCTTTTCCTCGGGGCACCCACCTGGTACGTAGTAGGGATACTCGTTGCCTTCTCCAACAAATTTGCCGCAGAACTCAAAGTGAACGGAAGTATCAATCCCGGAGACGCAATAGCTTTCTGTTATGCAGGACTGACATTGGGCGACCTGACTTCAGGGCTGATCAGTCAGTTATGGAAAAGCCGCCGTAAGGTAATGTTGCTGTTCCTGCTGATGAGCGTAGTATTCGTCTTTGTCTATTTCCAGCTATCTGGTGCCGAAACCTGGTTGTTTTATACCGTATGTTTTGCATTAGGTTTTGGGGCAGGCTTCTGGGCCATCTTTGTAACGATTGCTGCAGAAAGTTTTGGGACGAATCTAAGAGCGACAGTGGCAATCACTGTCCCTAACTTCGCAAGAGGTATGCTACCGCTGATATCTATGCTATTCGTTGCTTTGCAGTCACATTTTAGCTATCTGGCTAGTGGGGCTATTGTCGGGGCTATCACCTTATTGATCGGTTTAGTCGCAGCTTGGAAGATAGAAGAAACATTTGGTAAAGATCTGGATTATGTAGAAACTATCTGA